A part of Puniceicoccaceae bacterium genomic DNA contains:
- a CDS encoding glutamine synthetase beta-grasp domain-containing protein has product MPKYKLEYIWLDGYQPVANLRGKTRIASSAPQSVEDCPWWGFDGSSTQQAPGSNSDCLLKPVALYPDAGRTNGYIVMCEVMNPDGTPHPSNYRSTIIEDPDAWFGLEQEYFLMQDGKPLGWPTDGYPAPQGKYYTGVGYNNVGDIAREIVEEHLDLCLEAGINHEGINAEVAKGQWEFQVFGKGSAKAADDVWVARYFLLRLCEKYQVDVQWHCKPYQGDWNGSGMHCNFSTKFMREVGGKDYFLRLMDAFEKNRDEHIAAYGPDNHLRLTGLHETQSIDKFSWGIADRGASIRVPHSFVKDGAYRGYLEDRRPNSQGDPYRIVSRVLKTITEVPTE; this is encoded by the coding sequence ATGCCAAAATACAAGTTAGAATACATCTGGCTGGATGGATATCAACCAGTCGCTAACCTTCGTGGAAAGACCCGCATTGCCTCGTCGGCTCCGCAGAGCGTCGAAGATTGCCCGTGGTGGGGGTTTGACGGAAGCTCCACGCAGCAGGCACCCGGAAGCAATTCGGACTGTCTGTTGAAGCCGGTGGCGCTGTATCCTGATGCTGGACGCACCAACGGTTACATTGTGATGTGCGAAGTGATGAATCCGGACGGCACTCCACATCCCTCCAACTACCGTTCAACGATCATTGAAGACCCAGATGCATGGTTTGGACTGGAGCAGGAGTATTTCCTGATGCAGGATGGAAAGCCGTTGGGATGGCCGACAGACGGTTATCCGGCACCGCAGGGCAAGTATTACACGGGTGTGGGATACAACAACGTGGGTGATATTGCTCGTGAAATCGTTGAGGAGCATCTTGACCTTTGCCTTGAAGCCGGGATCAACCATGAAGGCATTAACGCCGAAGTGGCGAAGGGCCAGTGGGAGTTCCAGGTCTTTGGTAAAGGTTCCGCCAAGGCTGCAGATGACGTGTGGGTAGCGCGTTACTTCCTGTTGCGTCTGTGTGAGAAGTACCAGGTGGATGTGCAGTGGCACTGCAAGCCCTACCAGGGCGACTGGAATGGTTCTGGCATGCACTGTAACTTTTCGACAAAATTCATGCGTGAGGTGGGAGGTAAGGATTACTTCCTGCGTCTGATGGATGCATTTGAAAAGAATCGTGACGAGCACATCGCAGCCTATGGACCGGACAACCATCTGCGCCTGACGGGTCTGCATGAAACGCAGTCGATCGACAAGTTCAGTTGGGGCATTGCCGACCGTGGAGCGTCGATTCGGGTGCCGCATTCCTTTGTCAAGGACGGTGCGTATCGGGGTTACCTCGAAGACCGTCGTCCGAATTCTCAGGGAGATCCATACCGCATCGTTTCGCGCGTGCTCAAGACGATCACGGAAGTCCCAACCGAATGA
- a CDS encoding serine/threonine protein phosphatase, with protein sequence MREVKDTKRASVRVGYDGKVHKQYFGPGAELRYENEVRVLKYLAQQGCDFVPRLLEEDPETLTIVTTNVGQIVQKISQEKQDSMFRALEQYGIEHGDPFARNITYDDRLGRFCVIDFEFSTNLATGEGLKIEDIKNPRQLS encoded by the coding sequence ATGCGCGAGGTAAAAGATACGAAAAGAGCATCTGTTCGGGTCGGATATGACGGTAAAGTACACAAGCAGTATTTCGGACCCGGTGCGGAATTACGATACGAAAACGAGGTCAGAGTCCTGAAATACCTGGCTCAGCAAGGCTGTGATTTTGTGCCCCGTCTGTTGGAGGAAGATCCCGAAACCCTGACCATCGTCACCACCAATGTCGGGCAAATCGTGCAAAAAATCAGCCAGGAGAAGCAGGATTCGATGTTTCGCGCTCTCGAGCAGTATGGAATCGAACACGGCGATCCTTTCGCACGCAACATCACCTACGATGACCGGCTCGGTCGTTTCTGCGTGATCGACTTCGAGTTTTCCACCAATCTCGCCACGGGCGAGGGTCTCAAAATCGAGGATATAAAAAATCCACGTCAGCTTTCCTGA
- a CDS encoding nitroreductase family protein: MNLLEAIRTRRSIRKFLPKAVEKKDLQTMLEAAMDAPSALDEQPWQFIVMTESAMLQRLPEHHNHCDLVRGAPAAILICGDQSLEKLPGFWVQDCAACTQNLLLAAHELGLGAVWVGVHPTPCNVNSLQTWLNLPDSVVPFALVAVGYPDEPYPEKINFKPERIHWNRW; this comes from the coding sequence ATGAACCTTCTCGAAGCCATTCGAACCCGCCGCAGCATCCGCAAATTTCTCCCCAAAGCCGTCGAGAAAAAAGATCTTCAAACGATGCTTGAAGCGGCGATGGACGCACCCTCCGCCCTGGATGAACAACCATGGCAGTTCATTGTGATGACAGAATCGGCAATGCTTCAACGCCTTCCCGAACACCACAACCACTGCGACCTTGTGCGCGGCGCACCCGCTGCCATTTTGATCTGCGGAGACCAATCCCTCGAAAAACTACCCGGATTCTGGGTACAGGACTGCGCAGCCTGCACGCAAAACTTGCTGCTTGCCGCTCATGAACTGGGCTTGGGTGCCGTATGGGTGGGGGTCCACCCGACCCCATGCAATGTCAACTCCCTGCAAACCTGGTTGAACCTTCCCGATTCCGTTGTTCCCTTTGCACTCGTCGCGGTTGGCTACCCCGACGAACCCTATCCCGAAAAAATCAACTTCAAGCCAGAACGCATCCACTGGAACCGCTGGTAG
- a CDS encoding 2-oxo acid dehydrogenase subunit E2 — translation MIEIRLPKPGPEIENATITRWQCKEGDKIQIGAILAIIKTPIGSFKVAAEEQGILESILQGDGATIDFDEPIAIMHPDLTITDFPNMDDEQDHTLPLPIDTDASESSPPEEEVPESVGQASSEPENPEDSPDTAHSAIEDSSVSSETDSTEIESGALRLKLDPEASLDSQDVEQETDTPEHADAPTSEVSAEETESGPEVSPAARKMAERMGLDLRSIRGSGDHGKILYIDVENAIQERDQAKENPPAPETAETPAPSLDDAAPVIPSEATESQPTLTPIAEHEAPVEPGGNDFSDPLPETAQSQDSDSSTPAQTTPPQSEDASITNSMESDFDFDPTASSDPTPDTRLANANPKDSTWEIGSIEPEQTPDAPMPDFGEVASQFHLSKRDDLIIPFNATKRAFAESQLESTRSVPHFYLFAEIDWTDALKWLHEQHQRAGIKVKLTDLIVKATGQALAIMPEMNACVRNDRMILKRSINIGISTPCDDGVVTPVIPDVYHKSIEKIAEVVKKNTDLAVRSKVLLDYDTTFTVTVMEHPAIHRMIPLITAPQTGALAVGSIRPQVVPFGDFIAIRKRSELTLACDSRAIDPQNAARFLQTICNLIEALKPGEADPDWTCGNEQLRLI, via the coding sequence ATGATTGAAATTCGTCTCCCAAAACCCGGCCCGGAAATCGAAAATGCAACCATCACCCGCTGGCAGTGCAAGGAGGGGGATAAAATCCAGATCGGAGCGATCCTGGCCATCATCAAGACTCCGATTGGTTCCTTCAAGGTCGCTGCAGAGGAACAGGGCATCCTCGAAAGCATCCTGCAGGGAGATGGCGCAACCATCGATTTTGATGAACCGATCGCGATCATGCATCCCGATCTGACCATCACCGATTTCCCCAACATGGATGACGAGCAGGACCATACGCTGCCACTGCCCATCGACACAGACGCATCCGAAAGTTCGCCGCCGGAAGAAGAAGTCCCGGAATCCGTCGGGCAGGCATCCTCAGAGCCGGAAAACCCGGAAGACAGTCCCGATACTGCGCATTCCGCGATTGAAGATTCCTCCGTCTCGTCAGAAACCGATTCCACTGAGATCGAATCGGGTGCATTGCGCCTGAAACTCGATCCCGAGGCATCGCTTGATTCGCAGGATGTCGAACAGGAGACCGACACACCTGAACATGCCGATGCACCGACCAGCGAAGTATCAGCCGAAGAGACCGAATCTGGCCCCGAAGTCTCTCCGGCAGCTCGAAAGATGGCGGAGCGCATGGGACTCGATTTGCGTTCCATCCGTGGTAGCGGTGACCATGGCAAAATCCTTTATATCGACGTCGAAAACGCCATTCAGGAGCGCGATCAGGCAAAAGAAAACCCACCCGCCCCGGAAACCGCCGAAACTCCAGCACCCTCCCTCGACGACGCAGCCCCAGTCATCCCATCCGAAGCAACTGAATCTCAGCCCACCCTCACTCCCATTGCGGAGCATGAAGCACCCGTTGAACCCGGGGGGAACGATTTTTCCGATCCGCTTCCCGAGACTGCACAGTCACAGGATTCCGATTCATCCACCCCTGCACAAACGACACCTCCGCAATCTGAGGACGCGTCCATCACCAACAGCATGGAATCGGATTTCGACTTCGATCCCACTGCCAGTTCCGATCCAACTCCCGACACGCGGCTGGCAAATGCAAACCCGAAGGACAGCACTTGGGAGATCGGTTCCATCGAACCCGAACAGACCCCGGATGCCCCGATGCCCGATTTTGGGGAAGTTGCCTCACAATTCCACCTCTCCAAACGGGACGATCTGATCATCCCGTTTAACGCAACCAAACGTGCATTTGCCGAAAGCCAACTGGAGAGCACACGCTCCGTCCCCCACTTCTACCTCTTTGCCGAAATCGATTGGACGGATGCGCTGAAATGGTTGCATGAGCAGCACCAGCGCGCCGGCATCAAGGTCAAACTTACCGATCTCATCGTAAAAGCAACTGGCCAGGCCCTCGCGATCATGCCGGAAATGAACGCCTGCGTGCGCAATGACCGCATGATTCTCAAGCGATCCATCAATATCGGCATCTCAACACCCTGCGATGATGGGGTCGTCACTCCAGTGATTCCCGATGTCTACCACAAATCCATCGAAAAGATTGCCGAGGTTGTGAAAAAAAACACCGATCTCGCCGTTCGCTCCAAGGTGCTGCTCGACTATGATACCACCTTCACGGTGACCGTGATGGAGCACCCTGCCATCCATCGCATGATTCCACTCATTACCGCTCCCCAGACTGGAGCTCTTGCCGTGGGCAGCATCCGCCCTCAGGTGGTTCCGTTTGGGGACTTCATCGCCATTCGGAAACGCTCCGAACTCACACTTGCCTGCGACAGCCGAGCAATTGACCCGCAAAATGCCGCACGCTTCCTGCAGACCATTTGCAATTTGATCGAAGCGCTCAAACCTGGCGAAGCTGATCCCGACTGGACCTGTGGAAATGAGCAATTGCGTCTCATTTGA
- a CDS encoding outer membrane beta-barrel protein, which yields MPSNAAIWRLWAAMACPLTHYLLALALAPALLLAQSSEEPAPLLPDRKDASDRALISDREAVELVDDSNVAEALSRRPDLQFSNLTIDGEKSNLALEDIPADAVSEIELLRAVTADLDADSRGGSLNLSFSPTFLLEKPVFQLDGWARYSEGESTWMQGASASYSRAFGDFGFRIQASHSHGHDTFEGYYLNWEPKDADTQLYTPNYLIQNREEEWQQNRNLSVSMDYRFSDKLHAFIRVNASRREKELYQPRILYHFNRGTYESASRILGSVSNSYADRDLIAYETETDQTDFLAGWVYESDSWRADFRILGEFQRYQEPDWVELQFRTHPIELHYRLNHQFLPRIDSASVDLNEPAQFAFDELLRERTHRTNDRWVIASNLRHDFEVWGLDAYLKAGLKWTHKLMDQSVQSRIFTGFDGVFTLADLAWNYGADSLLVPGVNWGYFPTLADARDFASQHESSFQFNLMRSALKADPATYRAEENLGAAYAMLNLKGERLRTILGFRVERTSLDYRAKTVIINEEGDYVTTEPGRGSNNYTDLFPSVHLRYFLGSRTTLIASWTGTIERPYFGYTVPYRYIDYNSREIAEGNPQLKPTLYQNVDVSVDVKLSESSLFSLELFSKEVDDIVFWEVSQITDGTFSEFTRGTHANGPSATERGIRAILTQDLVELNDALDGFSLLLKYSYQDSQTQYPGRESETLPVTYRPRNRYEATLSYERQPFYLRIDYAYEDAELVAVFGASWQDRYEIPQEHLSLHLSYQWSPSARIYCEVSGLLESYAKTYYGKTSRPSGIAWRSKQLELGLKIRF from the coding sequence ATGCCCTCCAACGCTGCAATCTGGAGATTGTGGGCCGCAATGGCCTGTCCGTTGACGCATTACTTGCTGGCCCTTGCCCTCGCTCCTGCATTGCTTCTGGCACAGAGTTCCGAAGAACCAGCGCCACTGCTTCCGGACCGCAAGGATGCATCCGACCGGGCACTCATCAGTGACCGGGAAGCCGTCGAATTGGTCGACGACTCAAACGTTGCGGAAGCTTTGTCCCGGCGTCCGGATCTTCAGTTCAGCAACCTCACCATCGACGGTGAAAAATCCAATCTGGCACTTGAAGACATCCCGGCGGATGCCGTTAGTGAAATCGAATTGCTTCGCGCCGTAACAGCAGACCTCGATGCAGACTCCAGGGGCGGCTCGCTCAACTTAAGCTTCAGTCCAACCTTTCTGCTGGAAAAACCCGTGTTCCAACTCGATGGGTGGGCTCGCTATTCGGAAGGCGAGTCAACCTGGATGCAGGGTGCCTCAGCCAGCTACAGCCGGGCCTTTGGTGACTTCGGCTTTCGCATTCAGGCATCTCACTCCCACGGGCACGATACCTTTGAAGGCTACTACCTCAATTGGGAACCGAAGGATGCAGACACCCAGCTCTATACGCCAAACTATCTCATCCAGAACCGTGAGGAAGAGTGGCAGCAGAATCGAAATCTCAGTGTCTCCATGGACTATCGCTTTTCCGATAAGCTGCATGCTTTCATTCGCGTGAACGCCAGCCGACGGGAAAAGGAACTCTATCAGCCCCGCATCCTCTACCATTTCAACCGGGGTACCTATGAGTCTGCGAGCCGAATACTTGGGTCGGTCTCCAATTCCTACGCCGACCGTGACCTCATCGCCTACGAAACGGAAACCGATCAAACCGACTTTCTCGCCGGATGGGTCTATGAGAGTGACAGCTGGCGGGCTGATTTCCGCATTCTGGGAGAGTTTCAGCGTTATCAGGAACCCGACTGGGTGGAACTTCAGTTCCGGACTCACCCCATCGAATTGCACTACCGACTGAATCATCAGTTTCTGCCGCGCATTGATAGCGCTTCGGTCGACCTCAACGAACCCGCACAATTTGCATTTGATGAGTTGCTGCGTGAGCGCACGCACCGCACAAATGACCGCTGGGTGATCGCATCAAACCTGCGTCATGACTTTGAGGTTTGGGGTCTGGATGCTTATCTGAAAGCGGGCCTCAAATGGACCCACAAACTGATGGATCAATCCGTTCAAAGTCGCATTTTCACAGGATTCGATGGGGTATTCACACTTGCCGACCTGGCGTGGAACTATGGGGCAGACAGTTTGCTGGTGCCCGGGGTCAATTGGGGCTATTTTCCCACCCTTGCAGATGCGCGTGATTTTGCCTCACAACATGAGTCATCCTTCCAATTCAATCTCATGCGCTCCGCGCTGAAGGCGGATCCCGCAACTTATCGCGCGGAAGAAAATCTGGGGGCCGCCTACGCCATGCTCAACCTCAAGGGAGAACGCCTGCGCACCATCCTCGGCTTCCGGGTGGAACGCACATCTCTGGACTACCGGGCGAAAACCGTGATCATCAATGAAGAAGGGGACTATGTGACCACCGAACCCGGGCGCGGGAGCAACAACTACACGGACCTCTTCCCGTCCGTACACCTTCGCTACTTCCTCGGTTCACGCACGACCCTCATCGCATCGTGGACTGGCACCATCGAACGACCCTATTTCGGATACACCGTGCCCTACCGCTACATCGACTACAACTCCCGTGAAATTGCAGAAGGGAATCCACAATTGAAACCTACGCTCTATCAGAACGTCGATGTTTCAGTAGATGTAAAACTCTCCGAATCCAGCCTGTTTTCACTCGAACTCTTTTCCAAAGAGGTCGACGATATTGTTTTCTGGGAAGTCTCCCAGATCACGGACGGAACGTTCTCCGAATTCACCCGAGGCACTCACGCCAATGGACCCAGTGCAACCGAACGTGGAATTCGAGCCATTCTGACCCAGGATCTGGTGGAACTCAACGATGCACTCGACGGGTTCAGCCTTTTGCTCAAATACAGCTATCAGGATTCCCAAACCCAATATCCCGGTCGGGAATCCGAAACACTGCCAGTGACCTACCGCCCGCGTAACCGCTATGAGGCGACACTGAGCTATGAGCGCCAACCATTCTACCTGCGCATCGACTACGCCTATGAAGATGCAGAGCTGGTTGCGGTTTTTGGCGCAAGCTGGCAGGATCGCTACGAAATCCCCCAGGAACACCTCAGCCTGCACCTCAGCTACCAGTGGAGTCCGTCCGCGAGAATCTATTGCGAGGTAAGCGGTTTGCTGGAAAGCTACGCAAAGACCTACTACGGGAAAACATCCCGTCCCTCCGGAATTGCCTGGCGCTCAAAACAACTCGAACTCGGTCTCAAAATCCGCTTCTGA
- a CDS encoding STAS domain-containing protein — protein sequence MPEENAPDFIVCADSDPVIVKINGKANYLNCSPVNEFFDCVISRGASHFLVDFQNCLGMDSTFLGVLAGVATRAMHKDPMGRLSLANLNASNKQLIRGLGLHHLPSVEFLDEIEVTFQNGNQKQISEGLDCKEASADMILEAHERLMKLNRANEKRFQDVVKFLRREAEKSSES from the coding sequence ATGCCCGAAGAGAATGCTCCAGATTTTATCGTTTGCGCTGATTCCGATCCGGTGATCGTCAAGATCAACGGAAAGGCAAACTACCTGAACTGCTCACCTGTGAACGAATTTTTTGATTGCGTCATCAGCCGTGGAGCAAGTCACTTCCTCGTGGATTTTCAAAACTGCCTGGGCATGGACAGCACCTTTCTCGGAGTGCTTGCGGGTGTTGCCACACGGGCAATGCACAAGGACCCCATGGGGCGGCTCAGTCTGGCAAATCTGAATGCTTCGAATAAGCAATTGATCCGGGGTTTGGGGCTTCATCATCTGCCGAGCGTTGAGTTTCTGGACGAAATTGAAGTCACCTTCCAGAACGGAAACCAGAAGCAAATCAGCGAAGGACTAGACTGCAAAGAGGCAAGTGCTGATATGATTCTGGAAGCGCACGAACGCCTGATGAAGCTCAATCGGGCAAATGAAAAGCGCTTTCAGGATGTGGTGAAATTTCTCCGAAGAGAGGCAGAAAAATCTTCAGAGTCCTGA
- a CDS encoding tyrosine recombinase XerC, whose amino-acid sequence MARLEPIPSLDEAQLRFDAWLRNEKRMSPYTIRNYLAAMHAFAAWLEQQNLQDTWFSLNPRVLRDYTITLQTTLSRRTVHNRFSAIKRFFHYAMAQGWVSQHPCADLMLPKLPRKLPVYLTVNQMKELLQAPLALQQNGRIDSVVAWQDRAILELFYGGGFRISEVIQLTWGDVDLHEGVVRVIGKGNKERWCPVGKLCVHALQQYRAVRLERDGLGSFLFPGKRGGHLSARGVQARLKRYLREAGLPADISPHKLRHSYATHLLDAGADIRVVQELLGHVSLSTTQIYTHVTLERLRHAHRQAHPRAQQ is encoded by the coding sequence ATGGCGCGCCTTGAACCGATTCCTTCCCTGGATGAAGCGCAGCTTCGATTTGATGCCTGGTTGCGCAATGAAAAGCGCATGTCGCCCTACACGATCCGCAACTACCTGGCAGCAATGCATGCCTTCGCCGCCTGGCTGGAGCAGCAGAACTTGCAAGACACTTGGTTCAGCCTGAACCCTCGTGTGCTGCGGGATTACACGATCACATTACAGACCACGCTCTCCCGGCGAACCGTGCACAATCGATTTTCCGCCATAAAGCGGTTTTTTCACTACGCGATGGCACAGGGTTGGGTGTCGCAACACCCTTGTGCGGATCTCATGCTGCCGAAGTTGCCGCGCAAACTACCCGTCTACTTGACAGTGAATCAGATGAAGGAATTGCTGCAGGCTCCCCTGGCATTGCAGCAGAATGGACGCATCGATTCAGTGGTCGCATGGCAGGACCGTGCGATTTTGGAACTGTTTTATGGAGGCGGTTTTCGGATCAGCGAAGTGATTCAGCTGACTTGGGGTGATGTGGATCTGCACGAAGGCGTTGTTCGGGTCATTGGTAAAGGAAACAAAGAGCGATGGTGCCCTGTGGGCAAACTATGTGTTCATGCCCTGCAGCAATATCGGGCAGTGCGCCTTGAACGAGATGGGCTGGGGTCCTTCCTTTTTCCCGGGAAACGGGGAGGTCATCTCAGCGCACGTGGTGTGCAGGCACGGCTCAAGCGATACTTGCGCGAGGCAGGGCTGCCCGCCGACATCAGTCCTCACAAACTTCGCCATTCGTATGCGACGCATTTGCTCGATGCCGGGGCCGACATCCGTGTGGTGCAGGAATTGCTCGGGCACGTGAGCCTTTCGACCACCCAGATCTACACGCACGTCACGCTCGAACGCCTGCGCCATGCACACCGACAGGCGCATCCGCGAGCGCAGCAATGA
- a CDS encoding GspE/PulE family protein has translation MFDHRNRDLAAALSSHSSFRDDVLQTLLDEAREQQRSLGELLLARGSISRLELLTAVSTFLGIPFRDPDADPEFEANLSKAQSCIPLEIAQARGVLPLRREGDCLWIAAIDPFDPDLCTDFAHLLGCSVRLELIDPDWVHQQLSHSYSTAPTTSIRESGDASDAPASVIEYVDFLLQTAILDGASDLHLEPMQQSFRIRYRVHGELRHIPTPSRLEGASITARLKVMGHLNVTENRVPQDGRLTVSLQDRQVDVRISTLPTHCGESIVLRFLDQARIPLSLDQLGLPPDMLHAVRKVIRQPNGILLATGPTGSGKTTTLYSALRELDLDGSKLLTVEDPVEFDIDGMVQVQTQASIGLDFARTLRAFLRHDPDTLFIGEIRDAETAKIAVQASLTGHRVFSSLHTQDAAGAVPRFVDLGVEPYLVAAALSGVIAQRLLRKLHPQCSESYVPDDAELDALGLDRVTLAGRPLQRAIAHTPGQHHVDDMGRIGIFEFLPICDALREEISAGASHRQLRTFARRQGMRTLREHGIALLLEGITTSQELLQHLGIAESEPPK, from the coding sequence ATGTTCGACCACCGAAACCGTGATCTTGCTGCTGCACTTTCCTCCCATTCCTCATTCCGCGACGATGTGCTGCAGACGTTGCTTGACGAAGCAAGGGAACAGCAACGCAGCCTGGGCGAACTGCTACTTGCGCGTGGCAGCATCTCTCGCCTGGAGTTGCTGACTGCGGTTTCAACATTCCTCGGCATCCCGTTTCGGGATCCCGATGCCGATCCGGAGTTCGAGGCAAATCTCAGTAAGGCACAATCCTGTATCCCGCTCGAGATCGCGCAGGCTCGCGGTGTGCTTCCGCTGCGCAGAGAAGGCGATTGTCTCTGGATCGCTGCCATTGATCCGTTCGATCCTGATCTGTGCACCGATTTTGCGCATCTGCTCGGCTGCAGCGTCAGACTCGAATTGATCGATCCGGACTGGGTTCACCAGCAACTCTCTCATTCGTACAGCACAGCACCAACGACCTCGATCCGTGAATCAGGCGATGCTTCCGACGCCCCTGCGTCCGTGATCGAGTATGTGGATTTCCTACTGCAAACCGCCATCCTCGACGGGGCATCCGACCTGCATCTCGAACCCATGCAGCAAAGCTTTCGCATCCGCTATCGCGTGCATGGTGAATTGCGCCACATTCCCACTCCGTCCCGTCTCGAAGGCGCTTCCATTACCGCACGCCTCAAAGTCATGGGACATCTCAATGTGACCGAAAACCGTGTACCTCAGGACGGACGGCTGACAGTGTCTCTGCAGGATCGTCAGGTGGACGTTCGTATCTCAACGCTACCGACCCATTGCGGCGAAAGCATTGTGCTGCGTTTTCTCGATCAGGCACGCATTCCCCTGTCTTTGGATCAACTGGGTCTACCCCCGGACATGTTGCATGCCGTCCGAAAAGTCATCCGTCAACCCAACGGAATTCTTCTCGCAACCGGTCCCACCGGGAGCGGGAAAACCACCACACTCTACAGTGCGCTGCGCGAGTTGGATCTCGATGGAAGCAAACTGCTCACCGTGGAAGATCCGGTGGAATTCGACATCGATGGCATGGTGCAAGTCCAGACCCAAGCCTCCATCGGACTCGATTTCGCTCGCACGCTGCGTGCGTTTCTCCGGCACGACCCCGATACACTGTTCATCGGAGAAATCCGGGATGCCGAGACCGCCAAAATCGCCGTGCAGGCATCGCTCACGGGTCACCGCGTTTTCAGCTCACTGCACACTCAGGATGCAGCAGGTGCAGTGCCACGATTCGTGGACCTCGGAGTGGAACCGTACCTGGTTGCGGCCGCGCTATCTGGAGTCATTGCACAGCGTCTGTTGCGCAAACTGCACCCGCAATGCAGCGAAAGCTACGTGCCCGATGATGCCGAACTGGACGCCCTCGGACTGGATCGTGTCACGCTCGCAGGCCGTCCGCTGCAACGCGCCATCGCACACACTCCCGGGCAGCACCATGTCGACGACATGGGTCGAATTGGCATCTTTGAATTCCTTCCCATCTGCGATGCACTGCGCGAGGAAATCAGCGCGGGAGCCTCCCACCGACAACTCCGTACCTTTGCACGGCGCCAGGGCATGCGTACTCTTCGTGAACACGGCATTGCCCTTTTACTGGAGGGAATCACCACCAGTCAGGAGCTGTTGCAACACCTCGGCATCGCTGAAAGCGAACCCCCAAAATGA
- the coaE gene encoding dephospho-CoA kinase (Dephospho-CoA kinase (CoaE) performs the final step in coenzyme A biosynthesis.), with the protein MNVALTGDIGSGKSTVLRQFAEAGCATFSADAGVHELLRTDRELIDSICERWGEELRDQEGGIDRRKLGDCVFAGSTAEREELEHLIHPRVRQMWQQFLETNLEKIAVVEIPLLFEKRLETSFDCSVTVYSSLETKIERLIVRGMKESDIRARLAAQLDQESKASRSDFLILNNGSLDFLRKQVGVCLHNIQHP; encoded by the coding sequence GTGAACGTTGCGCTCACAGGTGATATTGGATCTGGAAAAAGCACGGTGCTGCGTCAATTTGCAGAGGCAGGCTGTGCCACTTTTTCAGCGGATGCGGGAGTGCATGAGCTGCTGCGCACAGATCGGGAGCTGATCGATTCCATTTGTGAGCGCTGGGGAGAAGAGCTTCGCGACCAGGAAGGCGGAATTGACCGACGCAAACTCGGTGACTGTGTGTTTGCAGGCTCGACTGCTGAGCGTGAAGAACTCGAACACCTCATCCATCCCCGTGTGCGGCAAATGTGGCAGCAGTTTCTTGAGACGAATTTGGAGAAGATTGCAGTGGTGGAAATTCCACTGCTTTTCGAGAAAAGGCTTGAAACTTCCTTCGATTGCAGTGTAACAGTTTATTCAAGTCTGGAGACAAAGATCGAGAGGCTGATCGTCCGTGGTATGAAGGAATCCGACATCCGGGCGAGGCTTGCAGCTCAACTGGATCAGGAAAGCAAGGCAAGCCGCTCTGACTTTTTAATTTTAAACAATGGTTCGTTAGATTTTTTGCGGAAGCAGGTAGGCGTTTGTCTCCACAACATCCAGCATCCGTAA